One genomic segment of Primulina tabacum isolate GXHZ01 chromosome 9, ASM2559414v2, whole genome shotgun sequence includes these proteins:
- the LOC142555116 gene encoding uncharacterized protein LOC142555116 isoform X2 produces MVLELPHQEFARLCGYSTKVDSITCMDFFTESLTSTSFLGLHNFSVSSVLQKSSSKFNSFAPISAHKSRPSLLGYRNDYGYYNNRRKDEGKPRNTLVRASRRESPYEVLGVSPAASTQEIKRAYRKLALKYHPDVNKEPDAQEKFMRIKHAYNSVLTSESRGKYDSGNQGAGFSYSTGTYQRRTREAEEEFYGFGDFFRDLEEEFRNWEASDTSQSKPKSLWEELAEIGEEFVEFLEKELNVTDTEVAEDNNGERFSKGFSPNGTKEAASADRKGSNKTNSIDESIDEIEETLAQLKKELGLE; encoded by the exons ATGGTGTTGGAGCTTCCTCATCAAGAATTTGCTAGATTATGCGGATATTCAACCAAAGTTGATTCAATAACATGTATGGATTTTTTCACTGAGTCTTTAACTTCAACATCGTTTCTTGGCTTGCACAACTTCTCCGTTTCTTCCGTACTGCAAAAATCTTCGTCCAAATTCAACTCTTTTGCACCTATTTCTGCCCACAAATCTCGTCCCTCTTTACTCGGTTACAGAAATGACTATGGCTATTACAACAATCGGAGGAAGGACGAAGGAAAACCCAGAAATACCCTAGTGAGAGCGAGTCGTAGGGAGTCTCCGTACGAGGTTTTGGGGGTGTCTCCCGCTGCTTCTACCCAAGAAATCAAAAGGGCTTACCGAAAACTTGCTCTCAAGTATCATCCTGATGTAAATAAAGAG CCTGATGCTCAGGAAAAGTTTATGAGGATTAAGCATGCATACAACTCTGTGTTGACATCTGAATCCCGAGGGAAGTATGATTCTGGAAATCAAGGTGCAGGTTTTTCTTATTCAACTGGAACATACCAGCGTAGGACTAGAGAAGCCGAAGAAGAGTTCTATGGCTTTG GAGACTTTTTCAGAGATCTTGAGGAAGAATTTCGTAACTGGGAGGCAAGTGATACTTCACAATCAAAACCGAAGAGCTTGTGGGAGGAATTGGCG GAAATAGGGGAAGAGTTTGTTGAATTCTTGGAAAAAGAGTTGAACGTCACAGATACAGAGGTTGCGGAAGATAACAACGGTGAAAGGTTTTCAAAAGGGTTTTCACCTAATGGAACTAAGGAGGCTGCAAGTGCCGATCGAAAGGGGTCGAATAAAACCAACAGCATCGATGAAAGTATCGACGAGATCGAAGAAACCTTGGCCCAATTGAAGAAAGAATTAGGCCTTGAGTGA
- the LOC142555116 gene encoding uncharacterized protein LOC142555116 isoform X1, with protein MVLELPHQEFARLCGYSTKVDSITCMDFFTESLTSTSFLGLHNFSVSSVLQKSSSKFNSFAPISAHKSRPSLLGYRNDYGYYNNRRKDEGKPRNTLVRASRRESPYEVLGVSPAASTQEIKRAYRKLALKYHPDVNKEPDAQEKFMRIKHAYNSVLTSESRGKYDSGNQGAGFSYSTGTYQRRTREAEEEFYGFGNFLMDIQITLGDFFRDLEEEFRNWEASDTSQSKPKSLWEELAEIGEEFVEFLEKELNVTDTEVAEDNNGERFSKGFSPNGTKEAASADRKGSNKTNSIDESIDEIEETLAQLKKELGLE; from the exons ATGGTGTTGGAGCTTCCTCATCAAGAATTTGCTAGATTATGCGGATATTCAACCAAAGTTGATTCAATAACATGTATGGATTTTTTCACTGAGTCTTTAACTTCAACATCGTTTCTTGGCTTGCACAACTTCTCCGTTTCTTCCGTACTGCAAAAATCTTCGTCCAAATTCAACTCTTTTGCACCTATTTCTGCCCACAAATCTCGTCCCTCTTTACTCGGTTACAGAAATGACTATGGCTATTACAACAATCGGAGGAAGGACGAAGGAAAACCCAGAAATACCCTAGTGAGAGCGAGTCGTAGGGAGTCTCCGTACGAGGTTTTGGGGGTGTCTCCCGCTGCTTCTACCCAAGAAATCAAAAGGGCTTACCGAAAACTTGCTCTCAAGTATCATCCTGATGTAAATAAAGAG CCTGATGCTCAGGAAAAGTTTATGAGGATTAAGCATGCATACAACTCTGTGTTGACATCTGAATCCCGAGGGAAGTATGATTCTGGAAATCAAGGTGCAGGTTTTTCTTATTCAACTGGAACATACCAGCGTAGGACTAGAGAAGCCGAAGAAGAGTTCTATGGCTTTG GCAACTTTTTGATGGATATTCAAATAACATTAG GAGACTTTTTCAGAGATCTTGAGGAAGAATTTCGTAACTGGGAGGCAAGTGATACTTCACAATCAAAACCGAAGAGCTTGTGGGAGGAATTGGCG GAAATAGGGGAAGAGTTTGTTGAATTCTTGGAAAAAGAGTTGAACGTCACAGATACAGAGGTTGCGGAAGATAACAACGGTGAAAGGTTTTCAAAAGGGTTTTCACCTAATGGAACTAAGGAGGCTGCAAGTGCCGATCGAAAGGGGTCGAATAAAACCAACAGCATCGATGAAAGTATCGACGAGATCGAAGAAACCTTGGCCCAATTGAAGAAAGAATTAGGCCTTGAGTGA